One genomic segment of Oncorhynchus kisutch isolate 150728-3 linkage group LG15, Okis_V2, whole genome shotgun sequence includes these proteins:
- the LOC109879496 gene encoding E3 ubiquitin-protein ligase SH3RF1: MMTMGERKMSSGEAPPTITMALINPQTPPASADTKQSSTQQLSISVCAALYSYKPRRSEELELRKGEMVGVYGKFKEGWLRGLSLRTGKVGILPGNYVTPVLRTSARLLDSKAVTAGPGTVSGRRISSSSKTPAVVLALDRVNSDGTSYSTGQRVPQQSVSMATQPMISSGGATRQSLHGVSSEGWDTVRRVFHRSHRGSSQRGKHYPHTTISSSSALQSQTHNQSSSQCSNHYPHTTISSSSALQSQTHNQSSSQCSNHYPHTTISSSPALQSQTHNQNSSQSSSQSLSQCSNHYPHTTTATSGLQPPSQSQSHSQNFSHIQGPGFSPALLRKKQHMSILPNHYRSLAWMSEGQAPPSGRSMKDRDTAAREVLETRQVLETRQAASNGQHSIHSILVRPDALRNNTEKPTKSVRFLTQPDSPTPRPRTTSLPSGSQPPASTRLGPPPLEVWAPSLTLGRDGPGIILKEGKAPVLRKGLETNPSDVLTSNQKPTSSLSSSAPSASMQSSSPSRHRVATSYQAQTESEMSLMQGEPVLLHRHRPDGRVLLTQESSGHTGLFHSSVLQFLDRFS; encoded by the exons GGCGAGAGGAAGATGAGTAGTGGTGAAGCTCCTCCCACCATCACCATGGCTCTGATCAACCCCCAGACCCCCCCTGCCTCAGCCGACACCAAACAGTCTTCCACTCAGCAGCTATCCATCAGTGT GTGTGCTGCTCTGTACTCCTACAAGCCCCGTCGTTCTGAGGAACTAGAGCTGAGGAAGGGGGAGATGGTGGGGGTGTATGGGAAGTTTAAGGAGGGCTGGCTCCGAGGCCTCTCTCTACGGACGGGCAAAGTGGGCATCCTCCCCGGCAACTACGTCACACCTGTCCTCAG AACCTCTGCCAGGCTCTTGGATTCCAAGGCAGTGACAGCAGGCCCTGGTACAGTCTCTGGAAGAAGAATCTCCTCGTCCTCCAAAACGCCAGCGGTGGTTCTAGCTCTCGACAGGGTCAACTCAGATGGCACTAGTTACTCTACTGGACAACGGGTTCCGCAGCAGTCTGTTTCCATGGCCACGCAGCCTATGATATCATCAGGTGGCGCCACCAGACAATCCCTGCATGGGGTGAGCTCGGAGGGATGGGACACAGTGAGGAGGGTCTTCCATCGTTCACACAGAG GCTCATCTCAGCGGGGAAAACActacccccacaccaccatctcatCCAGCTCAGCCCTTCAATCCCAGACCCACAATCAGAGCTCGTCCCAGTGCAGTAACCActacccccacaccaccatctcatCCAGCTCAGCCCTTCAATCCCAGACCCACAATCAGAGCTCGTCCCAGTGCAGTAACCActacccccacaccaccatctcatCCAGCCCAGCCCTTCAATCCCAGACCCACAATCAGAACTCATCCCAGAGCTCGTCCCAGAGCTTGTCCCAGTGCAGTAACCACTACCCCCACACTACCACCGCCACCTCAGGCCTTCAGCCCCCTTCTCAGTCCCAATCTCACAGCCAGAACTTTAGCCACATCCAGGGCCCTGGCTTCTCCCCTGCTCTGCTCAGGAAGAAACAACACATGAGCATCCTGCCCAATCACTACAGATCTCTGGCCTGGATGTCTGAGGGTCAAGCGCCCCCTAGTGGTAGATCTATGAAGGACAGGGACACGGCTGCCAGAGAGGTGTTGGAGACGAGGCAGGTGTTGGAGACGAGGCAAGCAGCATCGAATGGTCAGCACTCCATACACTCTATCCTAGTGAGACCAGACGCCCTCAGGAACAACACAGAGAAG CCCACCAAGTCAGTGCGGTTCCTGACCCAGCCTGATTCCCCTACACCACGGCCCAGGACCACCTCCCTGCCCTCGGGTAGCCAGCCCCCCGCCAGTACCCGGCTTGGTCCACCTCCCCTGGAGGTCTGGGCTCCATCACTCACACTGGGGCGAGATGGGCCTGGGATCATCCTGAAAGAAGGCAAGGCTCCTGTTCTTAGGAAAGGTCTGGAGACAAACCCCTCTGATGTTCTGACTTCCAATCAGAAACCTACCTCTTCATTATCATCATCAGCACCATCTGCGTCAATGCAGTCCAGCAGCCCTAGCAG ACACAGAGTAGCGACGTCCTACCAGGCCCAGACAGAGTCAGAAATGAGCCTGATGCAGGGTGAGCCTGTCCTGCTTCATAGACATCGGCCTGACGGACGGGTTCTGCTCACCCAGGAGAGCAGTGGCCACACGGGCCTCTTCCATAGCAGTGTTCTACAGTTCCTAGACCGGTTCAGTTGA